From the Budorcas taxicolor isolate Tak-1 chromosome 1, Takin1.1, whole genome shotgun sequence genome, one window contains:
- the LOC128048326 gene encoding nucleosome assembly protein 1-like 1 — protein sequence MADIDNKEQSELDQDLDDVEEVEEEKTGEETKIKARQLTVQMMQNPQILAALQERLDGLVETPTGYIESLPRVVKRRVNALKNLQVKCAQIEAEFYEEVHDLERKYAVLYQPLSDKRFEIINAIYEPTEEECEWKPDEEDEISEELKEKAKIEDEKKDEEKEDPKGIPEFWLTVFKNVDLLSDMVQEHDEPILKHLKDIKVKFSDAGQPMSFVLEFHFEPNEYFTNEVLTKTYRMRSEPDDSDPFSFDGPEIIGCTGCQIDWKKGKDVTLKMIKKKQKHKGRGTVRTVTKTISNDSFFNFFAPPEVPESGDLDDDSEAILAADFEIGHFLHECIIPRSVLYFTGEAIEDDDDDYDEEGEEADEGYQLFEEVKSCSKLFQRWLQ from the exons ATGGCAGACATTGACAACAAAGAACAGTCTGAACTTGATCAAGATTTGGATGATGTTGAAgaagtagaagaagaaaaaactggtgaagaaacaaaaatcaaagcgCGTCAGCTGACTGTTCAGATGATGCAAAATCCTCAGATTCTTGCAGCCCTTCAAGAAAGACTTGATGGTCTGGTAGAAACACCAACAGGATACATTGAAAGCTTGCCTAGGGTAGTTAAAAGACGAGTGAATGCTCTCAAAAACCTTCAAGTTAAATGTGCACAGATAGAAGCCGAATTCTATGAGGAAGTTCATGATCTTGAAAGAAAGTATGCTGTTCTTTATCAGCCTCTGTCTGATAAGCGATTTGAGATCATTAATGCCATTTATGAACCTACAGAAGAAGAATGTGAATGGAAACCAGATGAGGAAGATGAAATTTCGGAGGAGCTAAAAGAAAAGGCCAAGAttgaagatgagaaaaaggatgaagagaaagaagatCCCAAGGGAATTCCTGAGTTTTGGCTGACCGTTTTTAAGAATGTTGACTTGCTCAGTGATATGGTTCAGGAACATGATGAGCCTATTCTGAAGCACTTGAAAGATATTAAAGTGAAGTTCTCAGATGCTGGTCAACCTATGAGTTTTGTCTTAGAATTTCACTTTGAACCCAATGAATATTTCACAAATGAAGTGTTGACAAAGACATATAGGATGAGATCAGAACCAGATGATTCTGATCCCTTTTCTTTTGATGGACCAGAAATTATAGGTTGTACAGGGTGCCAGATAGATTGGAAAAAAGGGAAGGATGTCACTTTGAAAATGATTAAGAAGAAGCAGAAACACAAGGGACGTGGGACAGTTCGTACTGTGACCAAAACAATTTCTAATgactctttctttaatttttttgcccCTCCTGAAGTTCCTGAGAGTGGAGATCTGGATGATGATTCTGAAGCTATCCTCGCTGCAGACTTTGAAATTGGTCACTTTTTACATGAGTGTATAATCCCAAGATCAGTGTTATACTTTACTGGAGAAGCTattgaagatgatgatgatgattatgaTGAAGAAGGTGAAGAAGCAGATGAG GGTTATCAGCTCTTTGAAGAAGTCAAAAGCTGCAGTAAACTTTTTCAACGTTGGCTGCAGTAA